In Synechococcus sp. KORDI-52, one genomic interval encodes:
- the hisD gene encoding histidinol dehydrogenase has product MSQPAVAPLRIVRDLDRAQTELKRLSSRTTQNQQGEARERVEAILAAVRDHGDAAIADFTERFDGFRPEPMALSPEALEQAWTSLPTNLRDALELAHRRITDFHQRQRPADLAVTGPHGEQLGRRWRPVERAGLYVPGGRAAYPSTVLMNAVPARVAGVKDVVICSPAGRDGAVNPVVLAAAHLAGVKTVFRLGGAQAVAAMAYGSESVPKVDVISGPGNLYVTLAKQAVYGQVAIDSLAGPSEVLVIADHSAKPDQVAADLLAQAEHDPLAAAVLITTDPALADGINAAVAEQLADHPRQEICEAALRDWGLVVVCDDLESCARLSDSFAPEHLELLVERPEPLADRIQNAGAIFLGPWSPEAVGDYLAGPNHTLPTCGAARFSGALSVETFMRHTSLIGFNRAALEATGSAVQELATSEGLHSHAESVRRRLS; this is encoded by the coding sequence GTGAGCCAGCCGGCCGTTGCTCCCCTTCGCATCGTGCGGGATCTGGACCGGGCCCAGACGGAGCTGAAACGGTTGTCGAGCCGCACCACACAAAACCAGCAGGGTGAAGCCCGTGAAAGGGTTGAAGCCATTCTCGCAGCGGTGCGCGACCACGGTGACGCCGCCATTGCCGACTTCACCGAACGGTTCGATGGCTTCCGGCCCGAACCGATGGCGTTGTCCCCCGAGGCCCTCGAACAGGCCTGGACGTCGCTGCCGACCAACCTGCGGGATGCCCTGGAGCTGGCCCACCGCCGCATCACCGACTTTCACCAACGCCAGCGTCCCGCCGACCTGGCTGTGACGGGCCCCCACGGCGAACAGCTCGGGCGGCGCTGGCGGCCGGTGGAGCGGGCGGGTCTCTACGTGCCCGGAGGACGGGCGGCTTACCCCAGCACCGTGCTGATGAATGCGGTGCCAGCCCGGGTCGCCGGCGTCAAAGACGTGGTGATCTGTTCCCCCGCCGGACGTGATGGTGCGGTGAACCCCGTGGTGCTGGCAGCGGCCCACCTGGCCGGCGTGAAAACGGTGTTCCGCCTCGGAGGTGCCCAGGCTGTCGCCGCCATGGCCTACGGCAGCGAGAGCGTGCCGAAGGTGGATGTGATCAGTGGTCCAGGGAACCTCTACGTCACCTTGGCGAAACAGGCGGTGTATGGCCAGGTAGCCATCGATTCCCTGGCGGGACCGAGCGAAGTGCTTGTGATCGCAGACCACTCCGCCAAGCCCGATCAGGTGGCAGCAGATCTGTTGGCGCAGGCGGAGCATGACCCCCTGGCGGCGGCGGTGCTGATCACCACCGACCCTGCCTTGGCCGACGGAATCAACGCCGCAGTGGCCGAACAGCTGGCCGATCACCCCCGCCAGGAGATCTGCGAAGCCGCTCTGCGGGACTGGGGGCTGGTCGTGGTTTGCGACGACCTCGAGAGCTGTGCCCGCCTCAGCGACAGCTTCGCCCCCGAACACCTTGAGCTACTGGTGGAGCGGCCCGAACCCCTGGCGGATCGCATTCAGAACGCCGGAGCCATTTTCCTGGGGCCATGGTCTCCGGAAGCCGTGGGGGATTACCTGGCAGGCCCGAACCACACCTTGCCCACCTGTGGAGCCGCGCGCTTCAGCGGAGCCCTGAGCGTTGAGACCTTCATGCGCCACACTTCGCTGATCGGTTTCAACCGGGCTGCACTGGAAGCAACGGGCTCAGCTGTGCAGGAGCTGGCCACCAGTGAAGGCCTGCACAGCCACGCTGAATCGGTGCGGCGGCGCCTTAGCTGA
- the rpsT gene encoding 30S ribosomal protein S20, with amino-acid sequence MANNKSAKKRIEIAERNRLRNRTYKSSMRTLMKRCFAACDAYSATPGDEAKASVQTSMRAAFSKIDKAVKVGVLHRNNGANQKSRLSAAVRKVLEPAS; translated from the coding sequence GTGGCCAATAACAAGTCAGCCAAGAAGCGGATTGAGATTGCTGAGCGCAACCGTCTGCGCAACCGCACCTACAAGTCGTCGATGCGCACCCTGATGAAGCGCTGCTTTGCCGCCTGTGACGCCTACAGCGCCACCCCTGGTGATGAAGCCAAGGCCAGCGTGCAGACCTCCATGCGTGCCGCCTTCAGCAAGATCGACAAGGCCGTGAAGGTTGGTGTGCTGCACCGCAACAACGGCGCCAACCAGAAGTCGCGCCTCAGTGCGGCCGTGCGCAAAGTGCTCGAGCCCGCCAGCTGA
- the rpoB gene encoding DNA-directed RNA polymerase subunit beta — protein sequence MSSSAIQVAKTATYLPDLVEVQRASFKWFLDQGLIEELESFSPITDYTGKLELHFIGSEYRLKRPRHDVEEAKRRDATFASQMYVTCRLVNKETGEIKEQEVFIGELPLMTERGTFIINGAERVIVNQIVRSPGVYFKDEMDKNGRRTYNASVIPNRGAWLKFETDKNDLLHVRVDKTRKINAHVLMRAMGLSDNDVLDKLRHPEFYKKSIDAANDEGISSEDQALLELYKKLRPGEPPSVSGGQQLLQTRFFDPKRYDLGRVGRYKINKKLRLTIPDTVRTLTHEDVLSTLDYLINLELDVGGASLDDIDHLGNRRVRSVGELLQNQVRVGLNRLERIIKERMTVGETDSLTPAQLVNPKPLVAAIKEFFGSSQLSQFMDQTNPLAELTHKRRISALGPGGLTRERAGFAVRDIHPSHYGRLCPIETPEGPNAGLINSLATHARVNEYGFIETPFWKVENGVVLKDGDPIYLSADREDEVRVAPGDVATEDDGRISADLIPVRYRQDFEKVPPEQVDYVALSPVQVISVATSLIPFLEHDDANRALMGSNMQRQAVPLLRPERALVGTGLETQVARDSGMVPISRVNGTVTYVDANAIVVQDEDGNDHTHFLQKYQRSNQDTCLNQRPIVRCGDPVIVGQVMADGSACEGGEIALGQNVLIAYMPWEGYNYEDALLVSERLVTDDLYTSVHIEKYEIEARQTKLGPEEITREIPNVAEESLGNLDEMGIIRVGAFVESGDILVGKVTPKGESDQPPEEKLLRAIFGEKARDVRDNSLRVPGTERGRVVDVRIYTREQGDELPPGANMVVRVYVAQRRKIQVGDKMAGRHGNKGIISRILPREDMPYLPDGTPVDIVLNPLGVPSRMNVGQVFELLMGWAASNLDCRVRIVPFDEMHGAEKSQQTVETFLKEAAKQPGKGWVYDPEDPGKLQLRDGRTGLPFDQPVAVGYSHFLKLVHLVDDKIHARSTGPYSLVTQQPLGGKAQQGGQRLGEMEVWALEAYGAAYTLQELLTVKSDDMQGRNEALNAIVKGKPIPRPGTPESFKVLMRELQSLGLDIAVYTDEGKEVDLMQDVNPRRSTPSRPTYESLGVADYDED from the coding sequence ATGAGCAGCAGCGCGATTCAGGTCGCCAAGACCGCCACCTACCTCCCTGATCTGGTGGAGGTGCAGCGGGCCAGCTTTAAGTGGTTTTTGGATCAAGGTCTGATCGAGGAGCTGGAAAGCTTCTCTCCGATCACGGATTACACCGGCAAGCTTGAGCTCCACTTCATCGGTAGCGAGTACCGCCTGAAGCGCCCCCGCCACGATGTGGAAGAGGCCAAGCGCCGTGATGCGACCTTCGCGTCACAGATGTATGTGACCTGCCGTCTGGTCAATAAGGAGACCGGTGAGATCAAGGAGCAGGAGGTCTTCATCGGCGAACTGCCGTTGATGACCGAGCGCGGCACGTTCATCATCAACGGCGCTGAGCGCGTGATCGTGAATCAGATCGTGCGTAGCCCCGGTGTCTATTTCAAGGATGAAATGGACAAGAACGGCCGGCGCACCTACAACGCCAGCGTCATTCCCAACCGGGGTGCATGGCTGAAGTTTGAGACGGATAAGAACGACTTGCTCCACGTTCGTGTGGACAAGACCCGCAAGATCAACGCGCACGTGCTCATGCGTGCCATGGGTCTGTCCGACAACGACGTGCTCGACAAGCTGCGTCATCCCGAGTTTTACAAGAAGTCGATTGATGCCGCGAACGACGAGGGCATCAGTTCGGAAGACCAGGCGCTGCTTGAGCTCTACAAGAAACTGCGCCCGGGTGAACCCCCCTCAGTGAGTGGTGGTCAGCAGCTGCTGCAGACCCGTTTCTTCGATCCCAAGCGCTACGACCTCGGTCGGGTCGGCCGCTACAAGATCAACAAGAAGCTGCGTCTCACCATCCCCGACACGGTGCGCACCCTCACCCATGAGGACGTGCTCTCCACCCTCGATTACCTGATCAACCTGGAACTGGATGTCGGTGGTGCCAGCCTCGATGACATCGACCACCTCGGCAACCGCCGCGTGCGTTCCGTGGGCGAACTCCTGCAGAACCAGGTTCGGGTGGGTCTGAACCGTCTTGAGCGGATCATCAAGGAACGGATGACCGTCGGCGAAACCGATTCGCTGACCCCTGCCCAGTTGGTGAACCCCAAGCCCCTGGTGGCGGCGATCAAGGAGTTCTTCGGCTCCAGCCAGCTGAGCCAGTTCATGGACCAGACCAACCCTCTGGCTGAGCTCACCCACAAGCGCCGCATCTCGGCCCTTGGACCCGGTGGTCTCACCCGTGAGCGTGCCGGCTTCGCCGTCCGCGACATTCACCCCTCCCACTACGGCCGTCTCTGCCCGATTGAGACGCCGGAAGGCCCCAACGCCGGTCTGATCAACTCCCTGGCCACCCACGCCCGGGTCAACGAGTACGGCTTCATCGAAACGCCGTTCTGGAAGGTGGAGAACGGTGTCGTTCTGAAGGACGGCGATCCGATCTACCTGTCTGCCGACCGGGAAGACGAAGTGCGCGTCGCCCCTGGCGACGTGGCCACTGAGGACGACGGCCGGATCTCGGCGGATCTGATTCCTGTTCGTTATCGCCAGGACTTCGAGAAGGTCCCCCCTGAGCAGGTCGACTACGTCGCCCTGTCACCGGTGCAGGTGATCTCCGTGGCAACGTCCCTGATCCCCTTCCTGGAGCACGACGACGCCAACCGCGCCCTGATGGGCTCCAACATGCAGCGTCAGGCTGTGCCGTTGCTGCGTCCTGAGCGTGCCCTGGTGGGTACCGGCCTGGAAACCCAGGTGGCCCGCGACTCCGGAATGGTGCCGATCTCCCGGGTGAATGGCACCGTCACCTATGTGGATGCCAACGCCATCGTTGTCCAGGACGAAGACGGCAACGACCACACCCACTTCCTGCAGAAGTATCAGCGCTCCAACCAGGACACCTGCCTGAACCAGCGCCCGATCGTTCGCTGTGGCGATCCGGTGATCGTCGGTCAGGTGATGGCGGATGGCTCGGCCTGTGAAGGCGGTGAGATCGCCCTGGGTCAGAACGTTCTGATCGCTTACATGCCCTGGGAGGGTTACAACTACGAGGACGCGCTGCTGGTCAGCGAGCGTCTGGTCACCGACGACCTCTACACCTCGGTTCACATCGAGAAGTACGAGATCGAAGCGCGTCAGACCAAGCTCGGACCTGAGGAGATCACCCGTGAGATCCCTAACGTCGCCGAGGAAAGCCTGGGCAACCTCGACGAGATGGGCATCATCCGCGTGGGCGCTTTCGTGGAAAGCGGCGACATCCTCGTGGGCAAGGTAACGCCCAAGGGTGAATCCGATCAGCCGCCGGAAGAGAAGCTGCTGCGCGCGATCTTCGGTGAGAAAGCCCGTGATGTGCGCGACAACTCCCTACGGGTGCCAGGCACCGAGCGTGGCCGCGTTGTGGATGTGCGCATCTACACCCGAGAACAGGGTGATGAGCTGCCCCCCGGCGCCAACATGGTGGTGCGTGTTTATGTGGCCCAGCGCCGCAAGATCCAGGTCGGCGACAAGATGGCTGGCCGCCACGGCAACAAGGGCATCATCAGCCGCATCCTTCCCCGGGAGGACATGCCCTATCTGCCCGACGGCACTCCGGTCGACATCGTGCTCAACCCCCTGGGTGTGCCGAGCCGGATGAATGTGGGTCAGGTGTTCGAGCTGCTCATGGGTTGGGCAGCGTCTAACCTCGATTGCCGCGTGCGCATCGTTCCCTTCGATGAGATGCACGGTGCTGAGAAGTCCCAGCAGACCGTCGAGACCTTCCTCAAGGAAGCCGCCAAGCAGCCCGGCAAGGGTTGGGTGTACGACCCTGAGGATCCCGGCAAGTTGCAGCTGCGGGACGGCCGCACCGGTCTCCCTTTCGATCAGCCCGTGGCCGTGGGTTACTCCCACTTCCTCAAGCTGGTTCACCTGGTGGACGACAAGATTCATGCCCGTTCCACCGGCCCCTACTCCTTGGTCACCCAGCAGCCCCTGGGCGGTAAGGCACAGCAAGGCGGTCAGCGTCTGGGTGAGATGGAGGTGTGGGCCCTCGAGGCCTATGGCGCCGCATACACCCTGCAGGAACTGCTCACGGTCAAGTCCGACGACATGCAGGGCCGCAACGAGGCCCTCAACGCCATCG
- a CDS encoding TatD family hydrolase encodes MSPTPTLIDSHCHIVFRNFDDDLDEVASRWREAGVGALLHACVEPSEIPAIRALADRFPEMRYSVGVHPLDTEHWRDDTVAVLRRAALEDDRVVAIGELGLDLFRDKNLEEQLAVLRPQLDLAVELNLPVIIHCRDAAEPMLEELRARKAQGRCPGGVMHCWGGTPDEMHQFLELGFYISFSGTVTFPKAEPTHDCARQVPEDRFLVETDCPFLAPVPRRGKRNEPAFVASVATRVAELRGVDLDSVACSSTANARRLFGLP; translated from the coding sequence GTGTCCCCCACCCCGACGTTGATTGACAGCCACTGTCACATCGTCTTCCGCAACTTTGACGACGATCTCGATGAAGTGGCCTCACGCTGGCGTGAGGCTGGGGTCGGTGCACTGCTGCATGCCTGCGTCGAACCCTCCGAGATTCCGGCGATCCGCGCTTTAGCTGATCGGTTCCCGGAGATGCGTTATTCCGTCGGTGTCCATCCACTGGACACCGAGCATTGGAGGGATGACACGGTGGCGGTGCTGCGCCGGGCGGCCCTGGAGGACGATCGGGTGGTCGCCATCGGCGAACTCGGACTCGATCTCTTCCGCGACAAGAATCTCGAGGAGCAGCTTGCTGTTCTGCGTCCTCAGTTGGACCTGGCGGTGGAGCTGAACCTGCCGGTGATCATTCACTGCCGGGATGCCGCTGAGCCGATGCTGGAGGAGCTGCGGGCCCGAAAGGCGCAGGGCCGTTGCCCTGGAGGGGTGATGCATTGCTGGGGCGGCACTCCCGATGAAATGCACCAGTTCCTGGAGCTCGGCTTCTACATCAGCTTCAGTGGAACCGTCACCTTTCCCAAGGCGGAGCCCACCCATGACTGCGCCCGTCAGGTGCCGGAGGATCGCTTCCTGGTGGAAACCGATTGCCCTTTCCTGGCCCCTGTTCCCCGCCGGGGCAAGCGCAACGAGCCGGCCTTCGTGGCCTCCGTTGCCACGCGGGTGGCTGAGCTGCGCGGCGTGGATCTCGACAGCGTGGCCTGCAGCAGCACCGCCAACGCCCGGCGTTTGTTCGGACTCCCTTAA